Proteins encoded in a region of the Elusimicrobiota bacterium genome:
- the rpmE gene encoding 50S ribosomal protein L31, with protein sequence MKTDIHPKYELSTIKCACGNEFVTRSTVSLIKVDICSNCHPFYTGQQKLIDAAGRVERFGKRFAKTEGKTIVRKAMVQKKIAKALPKNTGKKVLSSTPVAKKKKDK encoded by the coding sequence ATGAAAACAGATATTCACCCCAAATACGAACTCTCGACGATAAAGTGCGCTTGTGGCAATGAATTTGTCACACGGTCAACGGTTTCTTTGATCAAAGTTGATATTTGTTCGAATTGCCATCCCTTTTATACCGGTCAACAAAAACTCATTGATGCCGCTGGACGAGTGGAACGGTTTGGAAAACGTTTCGCTAAAACCGAAGGTAAAACGATTGTTCGCAAAGCCATGGTTCAGAAGAAAATAGCCAAGGCTCTCCCCAAAAACACCGGAAAAAAAGTTCTCTCCTCTACCCCCGTCGCAAAAAAGAAAAAGGATAAGTAG
- the prfA gene encoding Peptide chain release factor 1 — protein MKDKVLNVIETFKTIDHEMAAVSSTDSARLTELARERKRLEPIAQLAEQWLKTSAELESLEGLLMGSDKSMSELAQLEKPVVQARYAEQTQKLKRLLHPRNPKADRNAIIEIRAGAGGDEAGLFVADLFRMYTRYAQSKGLTVDILSFNSTGVGGMKEALFEVSGPNAYGWFRFEQGVHRVQRVPKTEAQGRIHTSTVTVAVLPEPTEVEVKVDMKDLKIDTYRASGAGGQHVNKTESAIRITHVPTGIVVACQEERSQGQNRLRAMGLLRAKLQEAEEERIFNERRDMRRKQIGSGDRSEKIRTYNFPQDRITDHRINFSVYNMEHFLGGDMDPMVEQLEMKEQELMESGEVTQ, from the coding sequence ATGAAAGACAAAGTCCTCAACGTCATCGAAACCTTTAAGACCATTGATCATGAGATGGCGGCGGTTTCATCCACGGATTCCGCGCGTCTCACTGAATTAGCGCGAGAGCGAAAACGGCTCGAGCCCATCGCTCAATTGGCGGAACAATGGCTCAAAACATCGGCCGAACTTGAATCCCTCGAAGGTCTATTGATGGGTTCTGATAAATCGATGTCAGAATTGGCCCAACTGGAAAAACCGGTGGTTCAGGCTCGATACGCGGAACAAACCCAAAAACTCAAGCGATTGCTTCATCCACGTAATCCCAAAGCTGACCGGAATGCCATCATTGAAATTCGCGCAGGGGCTGGTGGAGATGAGGCCGGTCTCTTTGTGGCCGATTTATTTCGAATGTATACCCGTTACGCACAATCAAAGGGATTAACAGTTGATATTTTGAGCTTCAATAGCACTGGTGTGGGGGGGATGAAAGAGGCCTTGTTTGAGGTGTCTGGGCCCAATGCCTATGGTTGGTTCCGTTTTGAGCAAGGAGTCCACCGGGTTCAAAGGGTTCCCAAAACAGAAGCTCAAGGGCGAATTCACACCTCGACCGTCACCGTCGCCGTCTTGCCTGAACCCACTGAAGTTGAAGTCAAAGTGGATATGAAGGATTTGAAGATCGATACCTACCGCGCTTCTGGAGCAGGGGGGCAACATGTGAACAAAACCGAATCCGCCATTCGTATCACGCATGTGCCCACCGGTATTGTGGTGGCCTGCCAAGAGGAGCGCAGTCAGGGACAAAACCGCCTGAGGGCCATGGGCCTTCTTCGAGCCAAATTGCAGGAGGCGGAAGAAGAGCGAATTTTTAATGAACGTCGTGATATGAGGCGTAAACAAATCGGATCGGGAGATCGATCAGAAAAAATAAGAACCTATAACTTCCCGCAGGACCGGATTACCGATCATCGCATCAATTTTTCCGTCTACAACATGGAACATTTTTTGGGTGGAGACATGGACCCCATGGTGGAACAACTCGAAATGAAAGAACAGGAGTTGATGGAATCGGGGGAAGTGACGCAATGA